From Novosphingobium sp. 9, the proteins below share one genomic window:
- a CDS encoding efflux transporter outer membrane subunit has translation MSRTLKTSLAAFLAASASALTLAGCAVGPNYKAPAPPPAATAAFLGASDPSVATTAPDDTWWKLYDDPVLNGLVADALAANTDVRVAVARIEKARANLRGSKNDALPQTGIDASGGYGRASQSQSLPGYDREGRRTDGEFTVNYELDLFGRVKREIEASHADLAAAQEDADAVRVTVVADTVRAYVDATSSAEQIAVAQSTLGLLDRSERITDARFQRGLNQKLDVIRVTQLREEQAASIPTLQATRDAALFRLATLTGRTPQDLPEAVRTRQTTPDVSQPIPIGDGRALLARRPDVKAAERRLAGDTARIGVATADLYPRITLGGSIGSTTLGAGNVLGGGALRWLLGPMISWAFPNQEAIRARIGGAKADTQADLATFDGTVLKALEETETALSAYRNALLREDRLNAAREAAERAANVSEARQRRGEIDSLDVLDAQRTLANSEASFAQGRRDVAMAQVDLFRALGGSWQGQTAVTAQTAAR, from the coding sequence ATGTCCCGTACTCTCAAGACCTCGCTGGCGGCATTCCTTGCCGCCAGCGCCTCCGCCCTGACACTGGCAGGCTGCGCGGTCGGCCCGAACTACAAGGCCCCCGCCCCGCCGCCTGCCGCCACTGCGGCGTTCCTCGGCGCAAGCGACCCCTCGGTCGCCACCACTGCCCCCGATGACACCTGGTGGAAGCTCTACGACGATCCCGTGCTCAACGGTCTCGTTGCCGATGCGCTGGCGGCGAACACCGACGTTCGCGTCGCCGTCGCCCGGATTGAGAAGGCCCGCGCCAACTTGCGCGGCTCGAAGAACGATGCCCTGCCCCAGACCGGCATCGATGCCTCGGGCGGCTATGGCCGCGCCTCGCAGAGCCAGTCGCTTCCCGGCTATGACCGCGAGGGTCGCCGCACCGATGGCGAGTTCACGGTCAATTACGAGCTGGATCTGTTCGGCCGCGTGAAGCGCGAGATCGAGGCCTCGCACGCAGATCTCGCCGCTGCGCAGGAGGATGCCGATGCGGTGCGCGTCACCGTGGTGGCCGATACCGTGCGTGCCTATGTCGATGCCACAAGTTCGGCCGAGCAGATCGCCGTGGCGCAAAGCACACTCGGCCTGCTCGACCGGTCCGAGCGGATCACCGACGCGCGGTTCCAGCGCGGGCTGAACCAGAAGCTCGACGTGATCCGCGTGACGCAACTGCGCGAGGAGCAGGCAGCCTCCATCCCGACATTGCAGGCCACCCGCGATGCCGCGCTGTTCCGGCTGGCGACGCTGACCGGGCGCACCCCGCAGGATCTGCCTGAGGCCGTGCGCACGCGTCAGACCACGCCCGACGTCTCGCAGCCGATCCCGATCGGTGACGGACGCGCGCTGCTGGCGCGCCGTCCCGACGTGAAAGCCGCCGAACGCCGTCTGGCAGGCGATACCGCGCGCATCGGCGTGGCGACGGCGGACCTCTATCCGCGCATCACGCTGGGCGGATCGATCGGCTCGACGACGCTCGGAGCGGGCAACGTGCTGGGCGGCGGCGCGCTGCGTTGGCTACTGGGGCCGATGATCTCGTGGGCCTTCCCCAATCAGGAAGCGATCCGCGCGCGCATCGGCGGCGCCAAGGCCGATACGCAGGCCGATCTCGCCACCTTCGACGGCACGGTGCTCAAGGCGCTGGAGGAGACCGAGACCGCGCTTTCGGCCTATCGCAACGCCCTGCTGCGCGAAGACCGCCTGAACGCCGCGCGCGAGGCTGCCGAACGGGCCGCCAATGTCAGCGAAGCACGCCAGCGCCGCGGCGAGATCGACTCGCTCGATGTGCTCGACGCCCAGCGCACACTCGCGAACTCGGAAGCCTCGTTCGCGCAAGGCCGCCGCGATGTGGCGATGGCGCAGGTCGATCTGTTCCGCGCGCTGGGTGGTTCGTGGCAGGGGCAGACCGCCGTGACCGCGCAAACAGCGGCGCGATAA
- a CDS encoding TonB-dependent receptor codes for MAATPAFASETAASGDDAGSDPTSGKSDIVVKGSVDKGDAQRPPTSGYHVDGKFLEDQRIDSLSDLQQVAPSLNVDEGDPFNTTLSIRGNGDGGGQTGGEVNIGMPSSVGLFLDGVYLARPGMLSSGFNDVESIDVYNGATQGTLYSANVTGGVIDIHTREPGPDLKASSSFSYGSYGYLRASAAVSGKITDNLYAGISYMHTGLTGNVRNVANGDWVNGSSGNGVRAQLVWHPSDTVKAKLIADYSHEHSTSTPVLYKTLTIGGVDLYDLHSSQTGNINVYGRKVDLDDQNYFTVQSYGISPQIFIDLAGGWKFSSISSIRFLSNDPSASDGQSIDVYHDSGWRVRDKTFYQEFRLDTPHWKWGDLAMGVSYSGERTNSMAHSRYGADAAAWYGSSSYTGLDVLRYGKLHDDFYGVFAQGTFHILPKLDLKAGVRESIDYKRGSFVRLNKSPFDSGVISQTKGLPSAMLNLNYRPDANTLIYLAGAYAEKAGAMNISSGAAGKAGNDSLILKPETTQTIELGLQKDVPQIGLSAKVDLFESWVHDFQTQGYDVASQSTYLLNAGEYRGRGVEASATWASSFGLTLSPYFMLNDMKYLDYDDARCAPEVTLGASPPASCDLTGKPVFRAPRYTANVNARYETPVSKTTSLYYTARYSWRSSTYSTVDDSPSAKIPAYGLVNMSLGVTRQVDKHVIDASVWVNNLFDKSYYLSLREGDYGSVFGYIGSPRTIGGTIRISY; via the coding sequence TTGGCCGCAACCCCCGCGTTTGCGAGCGAGACTGCCGCGTCTGGCGATGACGCCGGCAGCGATCCGACATCCGGCAAAAGCGACATCGTGGTCAAGGGAAGCGTAGACAAGGGCGATGCGCAGCGACCGCCGACGTCCGGCTACCATGTCGACGGGAAGTTCCTCGAAGATCAGCGGATCGACAGCCTGAGCGATCTCCAGCAGGTAGCTCCCAGCCTCAACGTGGATGAGGGCGATCCGTTCAACACCACGCTCAGCATCCGTGGCAACGGAGATGGCGGCGGCCAGACCGGTGGCGAGGTCAATATCGGTATGCCCAGCAGCGTGGGGCTGTTCCTCGATGGCGTCTATCTTGCTCGTCCCGGCATGCTGTCTTCCGGGTTCAACGATGTGGAATCCATCGATGTCTACAATGGTGCGACGCAGGGCACGCTTTATTCCGCCAACGTGACCGGCGGGGTCATCGATATTCACACCCGTGAACCGGGGCCTGATCTCAAGGCCAGCAGTTCGTTCTCTTACGGCAGTTACGGCTATCTGCGCGCGAGTGCCGCCGTGTCGGGCAAGATCACCGATAATCTCTATGCCGGTATCAGCTACATGCACACGGGATTGACCGGCAATGTGCGTAACGTCGCCAATGGCGACTGGGTTAACGGCAGTTCCGGCAACGGCGTGCGCGCCCAGTTGGTCTGGCACCCTTCCGATACCGTGAAGGCCAAGCTGATCGCCGACTACAGCCATGAGCACAGCACATCCACGCCGGTCCTTTACAAGACCCTGACGATCGGCGGTGTCGACCTTTATGATCTGCACTCTTCGCAGACCGGCAATATCAATGTGTATGGGCGCAAGGTCGATCTGGACGACCAGAACTACTTCACGGTTCAGTCCTACGGCATTTCGCCGCAGATATTCATCGACCTTGCGGGCGGGTGGAAGTTCTCCTCGATCAGTTCCATCCGTTTCCTGTCCAACGATCCCAGTGCTTCCGACGGTCAGAGCATCGATGTCTATCACGACAGCGGCTGGCGCGTGCGTGACAAGACGTTCTATCAAGAGTTCCGTCTGGATACTCCGCACTGGAAGTGGGGCGATCTGGCGATGGGCGTATCGTATTCGGGGGAGCGCACCAACAGCATGGCCCATTCGCGCTACGGTGCGGATGCCGCCGCGTGGTACGGCAGTTCGAGCTATACCGGGCTCGATGTCCTGCGATACGGCAAACTGCATGACGATTTCTACGGCGTCTTCGCGCAGGGCACGTTTCACATCCTGCCCAAGCTGGACCTCAAGGCAGGGGTTAGGGAATCGATCGACTACAAGCGCGGCAGCTTCGTCCGGCTCAATAAGAGCCCCTTCGATTCCGGTGTGATCAGCCAGACCAAGGGGTTGCCTTCGGCCATGCTCAACCTCAATTACCGGCCGGATGCCAATACGCTGATCTATCTTGCGGGGGCCTATGCTGAGAAAGCAGGGGCGATGAACATCTCGTCGGGCGCGGCGGGCAAGGCGGGCAACGATTCTCTCATCCTGAAGCCCGAGACCACGCAGACGATCGAACTCGGCCTTCAGAAGGACGTGCCGCAGATTGGCCTTTCAGCCAAAGTCGATCTGTTTGAATCCTGGGTCCACGATTTCCAGACGCAGGGGTATGACGTAGCGTCGCAATCGACCTATCTGCTCAACGCTGGCGAATATCGCGGACGCGGTGTGGAGGCCTCCGCGACATGGGCGTCGTCATTCGGTCTGACTCTTTCGCCCTATTTCATGCTCAACGACATGAAATATCTGGATTATGACGATGCACGCTGTGCCCCGGAGGTGACGCTGGGAGCTTCGCCGCCGGCGTCTTGCGATCTGACCGGCAAGCCGGTGTTCCGCGCGCCGCGTTACACCGCGAACGTGAATGCGAGGTACGAAACACCGGTCTCGAAGACCACCAGCCTGTATTACACCGCGCGTTATTCCTGGCGCAGCAGCACTTATTCGACGGTGGACGATTCACCCTCGGCCAAAATTCCGGCCTACGGCCTCGTCAACATGTCGCTGGGTGTCACCCGCCAGGTCGACAAGCACGTGATCGATGCATCCGTCTGGGTGAACAACCTGTTCGACAAGAGCTATTACCTGAGCCTTCGCGAAGGGGATTATGGTTCGGTGTTCGGCTATATCGGCAGCCCGCGTACCATCGGCGGGACTATCCGGATTTCCTATTGA
- a CDS encoding pyridoxal phosphate-dependent aminotransferase, giving the protein MQQRYGVGEGQVLCTTGATGALSLIYRALVKPGERILVENPAFDIFHTLAETLGIMVDRFERSGPDFTIDPDAVAAQIRPDTKLIVVSNLHNPSGMATPEIPALARIAETYGVLLVVDEVYADYAASGDQARPAMQISPNAVSISSLTKTYGLSTLRCGWIVARADIVARIRALADETEFGISTLGHALAALVLEQRPLFDDYRDGIMRRARPIIESYHAHWRAEGLVEGELPDGACIAFPRVVGIEDTNAFSEWLADRCGVIVAPGEYFGRAGHIRIGFARAPADVDYGLQALTDGLMRYRSLSRG; this is encoded by the coding sequence TTGCAGCAGCGCTACGGCGTTGGCGAGGGGCAGGTGTTGTGCACGACCGGGGCCACGGGTGCGCTCTCGCTGATCTATCGCGCGCTGGTGAAGCCGGGCGAGCGCATTCTCGTCGAGAATCCTGCGTTCGATATCTTCCATACACTGGCAGAAACGCTGGGCATCATGGTCGACCGCTTCGAGCGGAGCGGGCCGGACTTCACCATTGATCCCGATGCCGTCGCCGCCCAGATCCGGCCCGATACCAAGCTGATCGTGGTGTCGAACCTCCACAACCCGTCCGGCATGGCGACGCCGGAGATTCCGGCGCTGGCTCGCATTGCGGAAACTTACGGGGTTCTGCTGGTGGTCGATGAGGTCTATGCCGACTATGCCGCGAGTGGCGATCAGGCGCGCCCGGCAATGCAGATTTCGCCCAACGCGGTCAGCATATCCAGCCTGACCAAGACCTACGGTCTCAGCACGCTGCGCTGTGGCTGGATCGTGGCGCGCGCCGATATCGTCGCGCGTATCCGCGCGCTGGCCGATGAAACCGAATTCGGGATTTCCACCCTGGGACATGCGCTGGCCGCGCTGGTGCTGGAGCAGCGCCCGCTGTTCGATGACTATCGCGACGGCATCATGCGTCGCGCCCGCCCGATCATCGAATCCTACCATGCGCATTGGCGGGCCGAGGGTCTCGTCGAGGGAGAACTGCCCGATGGTGCCTGTATCGCGTTTCCGCGTGTAGTGGGGATCGAGGATACCAACGCCTTTTCCGAATGGCTGGCCGATCGCTGTGGCGTAATCGTGGCGCCGGGTGAATACTTCGGCCGTGCAGGGCATATCCGTATCGGTTTTGCGCGAGCACCGGCAGATGTCGACTACGGTCTGCAGGCGCTTACCGATGGCCTCATGCGCTATAGAAGTCTGTCTCGTGGTTAG
- a CDS encoding efflux RND transporter permease subunit produces MRFSRFFIDRPIFAGVIAVVITVVGLLAYFALPVSQYPDIIPPTVTVTAQYPGASAETVADTVAAPIEQEINGVDNMLYVSSQSTGDGKVTITVTFKIGTDLDAAQVLVQNRVAIAEPRLPDAVRAMGVVTKKSSPDFLMVVNLQSPDGTYDRDYISNYALTQVKDRLARLNGVGDVQLFGSRDYGMRVWIDPNKAAAMNLTAGEIVAALRAQNVQVSSGAIGAPPFDKGNAYQVGVEMQGRLTTPEQFGDIVIRTDAQGRQVRVHDVARVELGAQDYTTNTYLSGKPTVVIAVLQRPGSNALDAAKAVRAEMDDAAKAFPKGLEYSVIYNPTEFIGQSIDAVYHTLFEAVVLVVLVILVFLQNWRAAVIPIVAIPVSLVGTAIVLLAVGYSLNNLSLFGLVLAIGIVVDDAIVVVENVERYIEEGMTPLAAARRSMDEVTGALIAIALVLCAVFVPTLLIPGMSGQFYKQFAVTISTATVISLILSLTLSPALAALLLREKHTLPAGAPRWKQVVQKGADRFNHGFERLSARYSHLTFALVTRPLRMMATYAALIIATIGLFWATPTGFIPQQDQGYFLAAIFLPPGSSLNRTDEVTREVAKRILPIKGLRGAVMFAGFHGPSQTQSPDAAAIYFPYKSFAERKKLGVTDAGIMAQAAEAMKGYDKAQVLLIPPPTINGIVPPGGYRMIVEDNDGRGLAELQKAAGALIAKANQSPELHQVYTLFNMNTPRVYADVDRRKADMLGISPSKVFEAMQTYLGSTYINDFNLLGRTYRVTAQADAPYRGSTADIANLKTRSDTGAMVPIGSVATFKDETGPYRVVRYNLHPAIEVDGSYGQGYSSGQALSTMEKLADETLPAGYGHEWTGIAYQQSHAGNSGGIVFGMAVLFVFLVLAAQYESLTLPLAIILIVPMCLFAAMLGVNIRGMDNNILTQIGLVVLIALAAKNAILVVEFAKQAEEERGLSPVEAAVEAARIRLRPILMTSFAFILGAVPLVIAEGAGAELRQALGTAVFFGMLGVTGFGLLFTPTFYVVCRKLALHFGRNKVRAGKHGSTALQPAE; encoded by the coding sequence ATGCGATTTTCCCGGTTCTTCATCGACCGGCCGATTTTCGCGGGCGTCATCGCGGTGGTCATCACCGTGGTGGGTCTGCTCGCCTATTTCGCGCTGCCGGTCAGCCAGTATCCCGACATCATCCCGCCCACCGTCACGGTGACGGCGCAGTATCCCGGCGCCAGCGCCGAGACCGTGGCCGACACCGTGGCCGCGCCGATCGAGCAGGAAATCAACGGCGTAGACAACATGCTCTACGTCAGCTCGCAATCGACCGGCGACGGCAAGGTGACGATCACCGTCACTTTCAAGATCGGCACCGACCTCGATGCCGCGCAGGTTCTCGTGCAGAACCGCGTTGCCATTGCCGAGCCGCGCCTTCCCGATGCGGTGCGCGCGATGGGTGTCGTCACGAAGAAGAGTTCGCCCGACTTCCTGATGGTGGTCAACCTGCAGTCGCCTGACGGCACGTATGACCGCGACTACATCTCGAACTATGCGCTGACGCAAGTGAAGGACCGCCTCGCGCGCCTGAACGGCGTGGGCGATGTGCAACTGTTCGGCTCGCGCGACTATGGCATGCGCGTGTGGATAGACCCGAACAAGGCCGCCGCGATGAACCTCACCGCAGGAGAAATCGTTGCCGCCCTGCGCGCGCAGAACGTGCAGGTCTCCTCGGGCGCCATCGGTGCGCCACCGTTCGACAAAGGGAACGCCTATCAGGTCGGCGTCGAGATGCAGGGCCGCCTGACCACGCCCGAGCAGTTCGGCGACATCGTGATCCGCACCGATGCGCAGGGCCGTCAGGTCCGCGTGCATGACGTGGCACGCGTGGAACTGGGGGCGCAGGACTACACCACCAACACCTACCTCTCGGGCAAGCCGACCGTCGTGATCGCGGTGCTGCAGCGTCCGGGCTCGAACGCGCTCGACGCGGCCAAGGCCGTGCGCGCCGAGATGGACGATGCCGCCAAGGCCTTCCCCAAGGGCCTCGAATACTCGGTCATCTACAACCCCACCGAATTCATCGGCCAGTCGATCGACGCGGTCTATCACACGCTGTTCGAGGCGGTGGTGCTGGTCGTGCTCGTGATCCTGGTGTTCCTCCAGAACTGGCGCGCGGCGGTGATCCCGATCGTCGCGATCCCGGTCTCGCTGGTGGGCACCGCGATCGTGCTGCTGGCGGTGGGCTATTCGCTCAACAACCTGTCTCTGTTCGGGCTCGTGCTCGCCATCGGCATCGTCGTTGACGACGCGATCGTTGTGGTCGAGAACGTGGAGCGCTACATCGAGGAGGGGATGACGCCGCTGGCCGCCGCCCGTCGCTCGATGGACGAAGTGACCGGCGCGCTGATCGCCATTGCGCTGGTGCTGTGTGCCGTGTTCGTGCCGACGCTGCTCATTCCGGGCATGTCGGGGCAGTTCTACAAGCAGTTCGCCGTCACCATCTCGACCGCGACGGTCATCTCGCTGATCCTCTCGCTCACGCTGTCGCCCGCGCTGGCCGCGCTGCTGCTGCGCGAGAAGCACACCCTGCCTGCCGGTGCTCCGCGCTGGAAGCAGGTGGTGCAGAAGGGCGCGGACCGCTTCAACCACGGGTTCGAGCGCCTGAGCGCGCGCTATTCGCACCTGACTTTCGCGCTGGTCACCCGACCCTTGCGGATGATGGCGACCTATGCCGCGCTGATCATCGCCACCATCGGCCTGTTCTGGGCAACGCCCACCGGCTTCATCCCGCAGCAGGATCAGGGCTACTTCCTGGCCGCGATCTTCCTGCCGCCGGGCTCGTCGCTCAACCGCACGGACGAGGTGACGCGCGAAGTCGCCAAGCGCATCCTGCCGATCAAGGGCCTGCGCGGCGCGGTGATGTTCGCCGGCTTCCATGGCCCCTCGCAGACGCAGTCGCCCGATGCCGCCGCGATCTACTTCCCGTACAAGAGCTTTGCCGAGCGCAAGAAGCTGGGCGTCACCGACGCCGGGATCATGGCGCAGGCCGCAGAGGCCATGAAGGGCTATGACAAGGCGCAGGTTCTGCTGATCCCGCCGCCGACTATCAACGGTATCGTCCCGCCGGGCGGCTATCGCATGATCGTGGAGGACAACGACGGGCGCGGTCTCGCCGAACTCCAGAAGGCGGCAGGCGCGCTGATCGCCAAGGCCAACCAGTCGCCCGAACTGCATCAGGTCTACACCCTGTTCAACATGAACACCCCGCGCGTCTATGCCGACGTGGACCGCCGCAAGGCCGACATGCTGGGCATCTCGCCGTCCAAAGTGTTCGAGGCGATGCAGACCTACCTCGGCTCGACCTATATCAACGACTTCAACCTGCTGGGCCGCACCTATCGCGTGACGGCACAGGCCGACGCGCCCTATCGCGGCTCGACGGCGGACATCGCCAACCTCAAGACCCGCTCGGATACCGGCGCGATGGTGCCGATCGGCTCGGTGGCGACGTTCAAGGACGAGACCGGCCCCTATCGCGTGGTGCGCTACAACCTGCACCCGGCGATCGAGGTCGATGGCAGCTATGGCCAGGGCTACTCTTCGGGTCAGGCGCTCTCCACCATGGAGAAGCTGGCCGACGAGACGCTGCCCGCAGGATACGGCCACGAATGGACCGGTATCGCCTACCAGCAGTCGCATGCCGGTAATTCGGGCGGGATCGTGTTCGGCATGGCGGTGCTGTTCGTGTTCCTGGTGCTGGCTGCCCAGTACGAGAGCCTGACGCTGCCGCTGGCGATCATCCTGATCGTGCCGATGTGTCTGTTCGCCGCCATGCTCGGCGTGAACATCCGGGGAATGGACAACAATATCCTCACCCAGATCGGTCTCGTCGTGCTGATCGCGCTTGCTGCGAAGAACGCGATCCTCGTGGTCGAGTTCGCCAAGCAGGCCGAGGAGGAGCGCGGTCTCTCGCCCGTCGAAGCCGCCGTGGAAGCGGCTCGCATCCGCCTTCGCCCGATCCTGATGACCTCGTTCGCCTTCATCCTCGGCGCGGTGCCGCTGGTGATCGCGGAAGGCGCCGGTGCCGAACTGCGACAGGCGCTGGGTACGGCGGTGTTCTTCGGAATGCTGGGCGTCACCGGGTTCGGCCTGCTGTTCACTCCCACCTTCTACGTCGTCTGCCGCAAGCTGGCGCTGCACTTCGGCCGCAACAAGGTGCGCGCCGGAAAGCACGGCTCCACCGCGCTGCAGCCGGCGGAATGA